A stretch of the Pseudorasbora parva isolate DD20220531a chromosome 13, ASM2467924v1, whole genome shotgun sequence genome encodes the following:
- the wdr6 gene encoding WD repeat-containing protein 6 — MASPVGSAVMNIAVLVAPVTALEFLGEDFLLTGEGPILSVYSLQASTKKCATLNVLHNYRIHGIRPGRKHQSGDSVISSDITVWDNYEEEIIVFGGKGVRLVSFNSARQCLNLIGPLLELQDWVLDIHWLKAKPHTLLGIALAHNALLLLEADSGNILSFYSCVESCLLYSALMIGPNWDSLVLVGGTVFNQLVLWRPTGTKPDGQSQVERRLLGHSGVIFSLCYLQKTGWLASASDDRSVRLWSVGTLGGDAGCGEETPTCLRVLYGHQARVFCVKLIPSRVFSAGEDGACLLWEWGGEGKVGFTFRGHRSGGVRALAVSEGSIGCREGWMATGGADGGVRVWRVAKEKKDNEETQAETQLDLGFKGQGCPKVVRLLGEDESNKVLVCTDQGEVCLSQGDTWDVIWQGGAEFQSYCVMEITSVQIQNSNCIVWVCAVGNLNGGVQVFLVGHPGVGVLLKAGQGKVHSVLWVKGLSRGSWSWCLLASGSEGLVYRWTIKVIEDESGLHIKEETLLPFLLPPCAKRWLTAALTLSQRKGLYLCGDRRGSLLLYAEREKNEGGESLDLQDQETENRQTELADPMSPISTLFGIHGKQGVTSVCEYQDLFYSTGRDGSVRILTVEENVLKVRRVQRACRGMEWLEKILFLGSDAPEVQGKVLNERIEKTKIDQESQSVAEARFVMVGFHSVHFIIWDPHRQEKLLSVTCGGGHRSWAYKCPIHIHTDPHAHAIGHGTLVFIKHGAVIASRSLASTETDVNGHTLKEGLHGRGISCVCHLGSLTKTGDFSGLWEIFVTGGEDTTVSVLAINPQSGTVKMLAVLTDHISNVRALAAIRTVETNERVRDDQTDTSLLSSFVSSAGGRAQLQCYRLLISLDEQQGQPICQVTQIAGHRLDEQWERKRNRHKTVKMDPETRYMSMDVVQNGTEYVLALGCSDGAVRLFSVMESNKSVAMLWECLFHQRCVLSIAIYKLEDSQGRKRLLLFSATTDGCISVWDLTAVLNSKAGDSWQGPSAPFFSIPVHQSGVNTLALSPQREMGQMEENIISLASGGDDGQLSLLSIKIDQKEQENGGMSLQLLSHLSVPLAHSSPLTGLCLLSPTLLVSTSPDQRLCLWSVSGDVLRPLKVLFSHTADAAGLWAWFGVGQEGGAWVVVCGQGLQLFQLTERETDEPNKTVNRRAKEEERKKVSRT, encoded by the exons ATGGCATCTCCTGTGGGATCTGCTGTGATGAATATTGCTGTGCTTGTTGCTCCGGTGACTGCGCTGGAATTCCTGGGGGAGGATTTCCTGTTGACAG GTGAAGGACCAATCCTGTCTGTGTACAGTCTTCAAGCATCTACTAAAAAATGTGCAACTTTAAATGTTCTCCATAACTACCGAATCCATGGGATACGCCCTGGTAGAAAACATCAGTCTGGAGACAGTGTAATTTCATCTGACATTACTGTTTGGGACAATTATGAGGAGGAAATCATTGTATTTGGAGGAAAAGGAGTTCGGCTTGTTAGCTTCAATTCTGCAAGGCAATGCCTAAATTTGATTGGTCCACTCTTGGAGCTTCAAGACTGGGTGCTGGACATTCATTGGCTAAAAGCAAAACCCCACACACTGTTAGGCATAGCCTTGGCCCACAATGCCCTGCTGCTCCTAGAAGCAGATTCTGGTAACATTCTCTCCTTCTACTCCTGCGTAGAGTCCTGTCTTCTCTACTCAGCACTTATGATTGGTCCAAATTGGGACTCTTTAGTGCTTGTGGGTGGGACTGTTTTCAATCAGCTTGTGCTGTGGAGGCCCACAGGGACCAAACCTGATGGCCAGTCCCAGGTAGAGAGACGTCTACTGGGCCACAGTGGAGTAATTTTCAGTCTTTGCTACCTTCAGAAAACTGGGTGGCTGGCATCTGCCTCGGATGACCGCAGTGTTCGTTTGTGGAGTGTGGGCACATTGGGTGGAGATGCAGGTTGTGGAGAGGAAACACCAACATGTCTTCGGGTGCTTTATGGGCACCAGGCACGGGTCTTCTGTGTCAAGCTTATACCCAGCCGTGTATTTAGTGCAGGAGAAGATGGAGCGTGCCTGCTCTGGGAATGGGGAGGTGAAGGGAAGGTGGGATTTACGTTTAGAGGGCATAGGTCAGGTGGAGTGAGGGCTCTGGCTGTCAGCGAGGGAAGTATAGGCTGTAGGGAGGGATGGATGGCTACCGGAGGTGCAGATGGTGGTGTAAGAGTGTGGAGAGTGGCAAAGGAGAAGAAAGACAATGAGGAAACTCAGGCAGAGACTCAGCTGGATCTGGGATTTAAAGGGCAAGGTTGTCCAAAAGTGGTCCGATTGTTGGGTGAGGATGAATCAAATAAAGTTCTGGTCTGTACAGATCAAGGAGAGGTGTGCCTTAGTCAGGGTGACACCTGGGATGTCATCTGGCAAGGAGGAGCAGAATTCCAGTCATATTGTGTGATGGAGATCACAAGCGTCCAAATCCAGAATTCAAATTGCATTGTGTGGGTGTGTGCAGTGGGTAATCTGAATGGAGGTGTCCAAGTGTTCCTCGTAGGGCATCCAGGTGTGGGAGTCTTGCTAAAAGCTGGACAGGGTAAAGTTCACTCTGTACTTTGGGTCAAGGGACTGTCTAGAGGGTCCTGGAGTTGGTGTCTTCTGGCATCAGGCTCTGAGGGATTAGTGTACCGGTGGACAATAAAGGTGATCGAGGATGAATCAGGCCTACATATAAAAGAGGAAACTCTTCTTCCATTCCTGCTGCCACCCTGTGCCAAACGCTGGCTGACCGCTGCACTTACCTTGTCACAAAGAAAAGGGTTGTACTTGTGTGGTGACCGGAGAGGGTCGCTACTGCTCTATGCTGAAAGAGAAAAGAATGAAGGAGGAGAAAGTTTGGACTTACAAGATCAAGAAACCGAAAACAGGCAAACGGAACTTGCCGATCCTATGTCTCCCATTAGTACCCTTTTTGGAATCCATGGGAAGCAAGGTGTGACTTCTGTGTGTGAGTATCAAGACTTGTTTTACAGTACAGGTCGAGATGGATCTGTAAGAATACTAACTGTTGAAGAAAACGTCCTGAAGGTGCGCAGAGTTCAGCGGGCCTGCAGAGGCATGGAGTGGCTGGAGAAGATTCTGTTTCTGGGCTCGGATGCACCAGAGGTACAAGGAAAGGTGCTGAATGAGAGAATTGAGAAGACGAAGATCGATCAAGAAAGTCAAAGCGTAGCTGAGGCTCGGTTTGTAATGGTTGGCTTCCACTCTGTCCACTTCATTATATGGGACCCTCACCGACAAGAGAAGCTTTTATCAGTTACCTGTGGAGGCGGCCATCGATCCTGGGCCTACAAATGCCCGATACACATCCACACGGATCCTCATGCACATGCAATCGGACATGGTACCCTTGTATTCATCAAACATGGAGCTGTCATAGCATCACGTTCATTAGCATCCACAGAAACCGACGTGAATGGACACACCCTGAAAGAGGGGCTGCATGGGCGAGGCATCAgctgtgtgtgtcaccttggtAGTCTGACAAAGACTGGAGATTTTTCAGGACTTTGGGAGATTTTTGTTACCGGAGGGGAGGATACCACAGTGAGTGTACTTGCCATCAATCCACAGAGTGGAACTGTTAAAATGCTTGCGGTTCTAACAGACCATATCTCAAATGTTCGTGCTCTGGCTGCCATCAGAACTGTAGAAACGAATGAAAGAGTTAGAGATGACCAGACAGATACCTCCTTGCTGTCATCTTTTGTGTCCTCGGCGGGTGGCCGGGCTCAGCTGCAGTGCTACCGGCTCTTGATTAGTTTGGATGAGCAGCAGGGTCAGCCGATCTGTCAGGTCACTCAAATAGCTGGTCATCGATTGGATGAGCAATGGGAACGGAAGCGGAATCGACACAAGACCGTCAAAATGGACCCAGAGACAAG GTACATGTCTATGGATGTGGTGCAAAATGGGACTGAATATGTTCTGGCTCTGGGCTGTAGTGATGGTGCAGTAAG GCTGTTCAGTGTAATGGAGAGCAATAAGAGTGTTGCCATGCTTTGGGAGTGTTTGTTCCATCAGAGGTGTGTGCTCAGCATCGCCATCTACAAGCTGGAGGACTCCCAGGGCAGAAA GCGTTTGTTGCTGTTCAGTGCCACTACAGATGGTTGTATATCTGTGTGGGATTTAACAGCAGTTTTGAACAGTAAGGCTGGTGACAGCTGGCAGG GCCCATCAGCGCCTTTCTTTTCCATACCTGTCCATCAAAGTGGAGTCAATACACTTGCCTTATCACCGCAGAGAGAGATGGGACAAATGGAGGAAAACATTATCTCATTGGCCAGTGGTGGAGATGATGGACAGCTGTCTCTATTGAGTATCAAGATTGATCAGAAAGAGCAGGAGAATGGAGGCATGTCTCTACAGCTTCTTTCTCATTTGTCAGTGCCCCTGGCACACTCTTCCCCTCTCACTGGGCTATGTTTACTAAGCCCCACCCTATTGGTGTCCACCTCACCAGACCAACGCTTGTGTTTGTGGAGTGTGAGCGGTGATGTCCTCCGCCCACTGAAGGTCCTGTTCTCACACACCGCAGATGCTGCTGGATTGTGGGCGTGGTTTGGGGTGGGACAAGAGGGAGGAGCCTGGGTGGTTGTTTGTGGGCAGGGTTTACAATTGTTTCAGTTAACGGAAAGAGAGACAGATGAACCAAATAAAACTGTTAACAGGAGAGCAAAAGaagaggaaagaaagaaagtttcaAGGACATAA
- the LOC137038794 gene encoding uncharacterized protein, with protein sequence MLTTMTYRMPNFTLEQKLFLLRRIHAVVDTVQDFRKDTNTTVHRNAVWAELAQAFNAAFPSRPPSSIGSLKTLWKRLKVECRVALQKRQEQQAAGLPVSALTQVQREVIGLVPNLISCLEEVDGDGSYASVRGGSPGAVMGLAGTNGSEHEDADHSQSDEVDSKENLAIELGLASPTHPTFNSGIPPGTDSSPLRSHSVSSRSSRPSLIYPTHAGSTSGLGSGTRGANFDIIHREPAVPRAPARGSVENSLPPMDSYTSDSKWETRRQELFELEHQQTMSLLLLQQCVWEEKRKAVRQKEKAARAKKRYYQAKLRKIGTHYLPSSSDSEDNEHPQT encoded by the exons aTGCTGACCACCATGACGTACCGCATGCCAAACTTCACTCTGGAGCAAAAGCTTTTCCTGCTTCGGAGAATCCATGCGGTGGTGGACACAGTCCAGGACTTTCGAAAAGACACCAACACTACTGTGCACCGGAACGCTGTATGGGCAGAGCTGGCTCAGGCCTTCAATGCGGCGTTCCCTAGTCGACCCCCCAGCAGCATCGGCTCTCTGAAGACGCTGTGGAAACGACTGAAGGTGGAATGTCGTGTAGCGCTGCAGAAGCGACAGGAACAGCAGGCAGCTGGGCTTCCTGTGTCTGCCCTGACTCAG GTGCAGAGAGAAGTCATTGGCCTGGTGCCAAACCTGATCTCCTGTCTGGAGGAGGTAGATGGAGATGGCAGCTATGCCTCAGTTAGGGGCGGCTCACCTGGAGCAG TGATGGGGCTTGCAGGCACTAATGGGAGTGAGCATGAAGATGCTGACCACAGTCAAAGTGAT gaaGTAGACAGCAAGGAGAACTTAGCCATTGAACTTGGTTTGGCCTCTCCTACTCACCCAACTTTTAACTCTGGGATTCCTCCTGGCACTGACTCCTCTCCTCTGCGCTCACATTCAGTCTCTTCCAGGTCAAGTCGTCCCTCCCTCATCTACCCAACCCATGCAGGAAGCACCTCAGGGCTTGGATCAGGGACTAGGGGTGCAAACTTTGATATCATACACAGAGAGCCTGCGGTGCCACGTGCTCCTGCCAGAGGATCGGTTGAGAATTCATTACCGCCAATGGACTCTTATACCTCAGACTCAAAATGGGAGACACGCCGACAGGAACTGTTCGAGCTGGAGCATCAGCAGACGATGagtctgctgctgctgcagcaGTGTGTGTGGGAGGAGAAGAGGAAAGCAGTGAGACAGAAAGAGAAGGCGGCACGGGCCAAGAAGAGATATTATCAAGCCAAACTACGGAAGATAGGCACACATTATCTGCCCTCCAGTAGTGACAGCGAGGATAATGAACATCCACAGACATGA